The Methanococcoides methylutens MM1 genome has a window encoding:
- a CDS encoding PRC-barrel domain-containing protein: MRADITSLFGLNVYTNQGTYVGKVNDLVFDVDERVVSGLALSDINRDIFDVTTRGVILPYRWVVTTGDIVLIRDIVKRFKKPVKEEEKED; encoded by the coding sequence ATGCGCGCAGATATAACATCACTGTTTGGGTTAAATGTGTATACGAACCAGGGTACGTATGTGGGAAAAGTGAACGATCTTGTTTTTGATGTGGATGAGAGGGTCGTATCCGGCCTCGCTCTTTCAGACATCAACCGTGACATCTTCGATGTTACAACAAGAGGTGTCATTCTTCCATACAGGTGGGTAGTTACCACAGGCGACATTGTCCTCATACGTGACATCGTTAAAAGGTTCAAGAAACCTGTAAAAGAGGAAGAAAAGGAAGACTGA
- a CDS encoding ribonuclease H-like domain-containing protein, with amino-acid sequence MLTSTYTHIPGIGKTIEKRIWESGHCHWDEYLENQESISIPATRKEKIEKGIIESKDHLAMRDFEYFASCLPGAEHWRAFEHFSDSVAYVDIETTGLSANSSCITVVGIYDGKDAKTYVKGIDLDDIVEELQKYELLVSFNGARFDLPFIQHEFPEINFNQLHVDLMYPLRRIGLSGGLKAIEKKLGIQRTDDTVDITGFDAVRLWHEYERGSEEALDLLLEYNREDIVNLETIINKTYQQFVERTFEKALGK; translated from the coding sequence ATGCTTACAAGCACCTACACACATATTCCCGGAATTGGAAAAACGATCGAAAAACGCATATGGGAGAGCGGACACTGCCATTGGGACGAGTACCTGGAGAACCAGGAGTCCATTTCAATACCTGCAACAAGGAAAGAAAAAATAGAAAAAGGCATCATCGAATCCAAAGACCACCTTGCAATGAGGGATTTCGAATACTTCGCCAGCTGCCTACCCGGTGCAGAACACTGGAGAGCCTTTGAGCATTTCTCGGACTCTGTCGCTTATGTTGATATTGAGACCACCGGCCTGTCTGCAAACAGCTCCTGCATTACCGTGGTCGGGATCTATGACGGGAAGGATGCAAAAACATATGTAAAAGGCATTGACCTTGACGACATCGTGGAAGAGCTGCAGAAATACGAACTTCTGGTGTCCTTCAACGGAGCACGTTTTGACCTGCCTTTCATCCAGCACGAGTTCCCGGAGATCAATTTCAACCAGCTCCATGTGGACCTCATGTATCCTCTTCGACGCATAGGCCTTTCAGGAGGGTTAAAGGCAATCGAAAAGAAACTGGGAATACAGAGAACTGATGATACAGTCGATATCACCGGTTTCGATGCGGTCAGGCTCTGGCATGAGTATGAGCGCGGAAGTGAGGAAGCACTGGACCTTCTTCTTGAATACAACCGGGAAGATATCGTTAATCTGGAAACCATAATCAATAAAACATACCAGCAATTCGTCGAAAGGACATTCGAGAAAGCCCTGGGAAAATGA
- the uvrC gene encoding excinuclease ABC subunit UvrC, whose protein sequence is MKPDISNIPDLPGVYLMKDDSDNIIYIGKAKSLKKRVSQYFQSGKHHSSKTRAMVRKIRDIDYIVTESEVAALILEANLVKKNRPHYNIDLKDDKRYPYVKVTVNKKYPRIFITRKRFMDGALYFGPYTNVKPVRRTLDMISQVFRIKRCNRKIDGKRHRPCLNFHIDRCYAPCNGSISEEEYRSNIMEAVKFLKGDTAGILRSLTEKMQEHAKAQEFEAAAAVRDQITALKSLSEQQTATAGNNDSDLIATAADEETIFVQVFYIRDGNMVGKADFSLSWGDAAGDISRIVAEFIKQYYQDAPVPPEILVQHQIPEEGLITKWLSERASRNVRIQVPARGDKKKLLDMAARNAFMTMEQSHIRKSDQDAALQALVHLRDELSLPTLPTHIEGFDISNISGTDAVGSLVVFKNGMPAKDQYRHFNIKTVKGIDDFAMMAEVVGRRYRKQKNENNKMPDLILIDGGPGQVGAAMGSLRELGLDIPLVGLAKRFEHIIVPKEDQDEVVILPHTSDALKMLMQVRDESHRFAVSSHRRRRTARLSHSELDSIPGIGSSRKKALLNHFGSIDKIRRASVEELAEVEGISKGLAEKIIEHFKSKQN, encoded by the coding sequence ATGAAGCCGGATATATCCAACATTCCTGACCTGCCGGGCGTCTACCTGATGAAGGACGACTCCGACAACATAATCTACATCGGAAAGGCAAAGTCCCTGAAGAAAAGGGTCAGCCAGTACTTCCAGTCTGGGAAGCACCATTCTTCGAAGACCAGGGCAATGGTCAGGAAGATCAGGGATATCGACTACATTGTAACCGAATCCGAAGTCGCCGCACTGATACTTGAAGCAAATCTTGTAAAAAAGAACAGGCCCCACTATAACATCGACCTGAAGGATGACAAACGCTACCCTTACGTGAAGGTCACTGTCAATAAGAAGTACCCCCGCATCTTTATCACGCGCAAGAGGTTCATGGACGGGGCACTCTATTTCGGCCCATATACCAATGTCAAGCCGGTTCGCCGGACACTTGACATGATATCACAGGTGTTCAGGATAAAAAGATGCAACCGCAAGATCGACGGAAAAAGGCATCGACCATGCCTTAACTTTCACATCGACCGGTGCTATGCCCCCTGTAACGGTTCTATCTCTGAGGAAGAATACCGCAGTAACATCATGGAAGCGGTGAAATTTCTCAAAGGGGACACCGCAGGAATTCTCAGATCGCTTACGGAAAAGATGCAGGAGCATGCAAAAGCACAGGAGTTCGAGGCCGCTGCTGCAGTTCGTGACCAGATCACAGCTCTCAAGAGCCTGTCCGAGCAGCAGACAGCCACCGCCGGGAACAATGACAGCGACCTCATAGCCACGGCAGCCGATGAGGAAACGATCTTTGTACAGGTCTTTTACATACGGGATGGGAACATGGTGGGTAAAGCTGACTTCTCACTTTCATGGGGAGATGCGGCCGGAGATATCTCCAGAATTGTGGCAGAGTTCATCAAGCAATACTATCAGGATGCACCGGTGCCCCCTGAGATCCTTGTGCAGCACCAGATACCGGAAGAAGGACTTATCACAAAATGGCTGTCCGAAAGAGCATCCAGAAACGTCCGTATACAGGTGCCTGCAAGGGGGGATAAGAAAAAGCTTCTTGACATGGCTGCAAGGAATGCGTTCATGACAATGGAACAATCCCACATCAGGAAAAGTGATCAGGACGCTGCACTGCAGGCACTGGTACACCTTCGTGATGAACTCTCCCTGCCAACACTTCCAACACACATAGAAGGTTTTGACATATCCAACATATCAGGGACCGACGCGGTGGGATCCCTTGTGGTCTTCAAAAACGGAATGCCTGCAAAGGACCAGTATCGGCACTTTAACATCAAGACAGTAAAGGGAATAGATGACTTTGCCATGATGGCAGAAGTGGTCGGGCGCCGGTACAGGAAACAGAAAAATGAGAATAACAAAATGCCCGACCTTATCCTAATCGACGGGGGTCCGGGACAGGTGGGTGCCGCAATGGGATCCCTCAGGGAACTGGGACTTGACATCCCGCTGGTAGGGCTGGCAAAACGATTCGAGCATATCATTGTCCCGAAGGAAGATCAGGATGAAGTTGTAATACTGCCGCATACCTCGGATGCGCTGAAGATGCTCATGCAGGTAAGGGATGAGTCACATCGCTTTGCGGTATCCTCACATCGCAGAAGAAGGACTGCAAGGTTGTCCCATTCAGAACTGGATTCGATACCCGGTATAGGGTCATCCCGGAAAAAGGCCCTGTTGAACCACTTTGGTTCCATCGACAAAATAAGGCGTGCTTCTGTGGAAGAGCTTGCTGAAGTGGAAGGCATCAGCAAAGGGCTTGCCGAAAAGATAATTGAGCATTTCAAGAGCAAGCAGAATTGA
- a CDS encoding NAD(P)/FAD-dependent oxidoreductase — protein sequence MKKIRIAGAGPSGLTAAINLAKAGYEVDVFEKAPDVGKHLKGGLQGLENWSDKKDIGDELREMNLGINFDLDPFYNFSVSNGRKSWDFEADPGTPAFYLVKRGSVPGSLDYGLKEQALQSGVNIRFQEKAPLEEMDIIATGPVKNEVFIAAKGIAFDTSMDDMAIAFVDDRAAYLGYSYLLVTNGSGCMCTVLFDRFNNVGNCLENTKRIFSEMVELDIQNPRPDGGIGSFSLGCQFESNAQLYVGEAAGLQDMVWGFGMRSAMRSGYLAARSIIHGEDYEKAATECFRNKLKASLVNRYIWERFGARNYSMIFDALKGTRNPPKYMQSFHNFNHLQRIAYPFAIRKMRERYPELSL from the coding sequence ATGAAAAAGATAAGAATTGCAGGTGCCGGACCATCAGGACTTACCGCAGCCATCAACCTTGCAAAGGCAGGGTATGAGGTGGACGTGTTCGAAAAGGCACCTGATGTGGGCAAGCACCTTAAAGGCGGCCTGCAGGGCCTGGAGAACTGGTCTGACAAAAAGGACATCGGTGATGAGCTCCGGGAAATGAACCTTGGGATAAATTTTGACCTTGACCCATTCTATAATTTCTCAGTTTCCAACGGAAGGAAGAGCTGGGATTTTGAAGCTGACCCGGGGACACCTGCATTCTATCTTGTCAAACGGGGTTCGGTTCCCGGAAGCCTTGACTACGGACTTAAGGAGCAGGCCCTTCAGAGCGGAGTTAACATACGATTTCAGGAGAAAGCCCCTCTGGAAGAAATGGACATAATAGCCACAGGACCTGTAAAAAATGAGGTGTTCATTGCTGCAAAGGGTATTGCCTTTGATACATCAATGGACGACATGGCCATCGCTTTTGTTGACGACCGGGCTGCTTACCTTGGGTACTCCTATCTTCTGGTCACGAACGGCTCAGGATGCATGTGCACCGTCCTTTTTGACAGATTCAACAATGTGGGAAACTGTCTTGAGAACACAAAGAGGATATTCTCTGAGATGGTCGAACTGGACATCCAGAACCCACGTCCTGATGGTGGCATCGGTTCATTCTCACTCGGTTGCCAGTTTGAGAGTAACGCCCAGCTGTATGTAGGGGAAGCTGCCGGATTGCAGGACATGGTATGGGGATTCGGTATGCGAAGTGCGATGAGGTCAGGTTACCTTGCTGCCAGGAGCATCATCCATGGTGAGGACTATGAAAAAGCTGCCACCGAATGTTTCCGGAACAAGCTAAAAGCAAGTCTCGTCAACCGGTACATCTGGGAACGCTTTGGAGCAAGGAACTATTCAATGATATTCGATGCCCTGAAAGGTACACGTAACCCTCCAAAATACATGCAATCATTCCACAACTTTAACCATCTGCAAAGGATCGCATACCCCTTTGCCATCAGGAAAATGAGAGAAAGGTATCCTGAGCTCAGCCTTTGA
- a CDS encoding YkgJ family cysteine cluster protein gives MDITSIDQQIEDTKRELEEMLAYPDEKLIDIIREVGFECDLCGRCCTSEFNDHVFLLDKDTEVMKSIDPNLIEPAPYYEFCDQNGRFYVSGYALRTKEDGSCIMLEDKRCTIYDRRLTICRLYPYMLHRETDDEGNLDWRQISGLNEHGCYHAEISEDEAKVIAEDTKAYEEAYLDQQIRFLQKIKDHFKKNKLRHVKSIYDRKMRAFNKGEEVEVYVFYKNEFELNRISKNN, from the coding sequence ATGGACATTACTTCTATAGACCAACAGATCGAGGATACTAAAAGGGAACTTGAGGAAATGCTTGCGTATCCTGATGAGAAGCTGATCGACATCATCAGGGAAGTGGGCTTCGAATGTGACCTCTGCGGCAGGTGCTGTACCAGTGAGTTCAACGACCATGTGTTCCTCCTCGACAAGGATACCGAGGTCATGAAAAGCATTGATCCTAACCTCATCGAACCTGCACCTTACTATGAGTTCTGTGACCAGAACGGCCGTTTCTACGTTTCAGGGTATGCACTGAGAACAAAGGAGGACGGCAGCTGCATCATGCTTGAGGACAAAAGATGTACCATCTATGACAGGAGGCTCACCATCTGCCGGCTCTATCCATACATGCTCCACAGGGAAACGGACGATGAGGGTAACCTGGACTGGAGACAGATATCCGGTCTTAACGAGCACGGGTGTTACCATGCGGAAATATCGGAAGATGAAGCGAAGGTCATTGCTGAGGACACAAAAGCATACGAGGAAGCATACCTTGATCAGCAGATAAGGTTCCTCCAAAAAATAAAGGATCACTTCAAAAAGAACAAGCTCCGTCATGTCAAATCGATATATGACCGGAAGATGCGTGCTTTCAACAAAGGCGAAGAGGTTGAAGTATACGTATTTTACAAAAACGAGTTCGAACTCAATCGAATATCAAAAAATAACTGA